A genome region from Primulina eburnea isolate SZY01 chromosome 9, ASM2296580v1, whole genome shotgun sequence includes the following:
- the LOC140842099 gene encoding heat shock cognate 70 kDa protein-like, producing MNLDTPISHLRVSASVGTHQDPDIFEILPLSLGIHVEGGEMSVIIPRNTAIPTKKEEQFMTCADNQSVALIQVFEGERARTVNNNLLGKFELTGIPPAARGIPKLTISFDVDANGILNVSAEDQTTGNKNNITIINDKGRLSTEEIERMLREAKFFKDKHEQHKRRVEAKNDLENYGYSMRNKIKNDNNFTFNLTYSDKRKFENATELANEWLETNQDSEEDQFKNKMRELENICNPIIAQMYSGSSTGPKIDEVD from the exons ATGAACCTGGACACTCCAATTTCACACCTTCGGGTGTCGGCTTCAGTTGGAACACATCAGGATCCAGACATTTTCGAGA TTCTTCCTTTGTCGCTTGGCATACATGTCGAAGGAGGTGAAATGAGTGTGATAATACCAAGAAACACTGCTATTCCTACCAAGAAGGAGGAACAATTCATGACATGTGCAGACAACCAAAGCGTCGCACTGATACAAGTGTTCGAGGGAGAAAGGGCGAGAACTGTGAATAACAATTTGTTGGGCAAATTCGAACTCACTGGCATCCCACCAGCTGCGAGAGGCATCCCTAAATTAACCATCAGCTTTGATGTCGACGCAAATGGGATTCTGAATGTCTCTGCTGAAGATCAAACAACtggaaataaaaataacatcaCAATCATCAATGACAAAGGAAGGCTATCTACCGAAGAGATCGAGAGAATGCTGCGAGAAGCCAAGTTCTTTAAGGACAAACATGAGCAGCATAAAAGGAGAGTTGAGGCCAAGAATGATCTGGAGAATTATGGCTACAGTATgagaaataaaattaaaaatgacAACAATTTTACTTTCAACTTGACATATTCAGACAAGAGAAAATTCGAAAATGCTACCGAGCTTGCTAACGAGTGGTTGGAGACCAACCAAGACAGCGAAGAAGATCAGTTTAAGAATAAAATGAGAGAACTAGAGAACATCTGCAACCCCATAATTGCACAGATGTATTCGGGTAGCAGTACCGGTCCTAAGATTGACGAAGTTGATTAA
- the LOC140840992 gene encoding RGS1-HXK1-interacting protein 1 produces the protein MATIAGESSEGKPDGIPPEVTGHKVSEFIEENIPWMDYAVQQAQIAQKTVERSVEDAIDVTKSRFDRIITTSSAHFNQTIDSLQSVKSDCNAYEDIVFGKMKEGFLIASSHPLMATGVGIGLGLLGLKRTRQFLYYNSLRLFVNEEVLLSRADVKVKELRQSMDLLKVEAEKLERKAMQAEDDLLRGRTKLRQAGKQIHTAINSAYKIERQAGGLKDVLRELPSREASRFRTQVMNLAKEAKRERNSLSKEVTKISNYGISV, from the exons ATGGCAACAATCGCCGGCGAATCATCGGAAGGGAAGCCGGACGGTATTCCTCCGGAGGTGACCGGTCACAAAGTCTCAGAATTCATTGAGGAGAATATTCCGTGGATGGATTACGCTGTTCAGCAGGCACAAATTGCGCAGAAGACGGTCGAAAGGAGCGTAGAGGATGCAATCGATGTCACCAAATCGAGATTCGATCGCATTATCACAACCTCCTCTGCTCATTTCAACCAAACTATT GATTCTTTGCAAAGTGTCAAGTCTGACTGTAACGCCTATGAGGACATTGTTTTCGGGAAGATGAAAG AGGGCTTTCTTATTGCTTCTTCGCACCCATTGATGGCCACAGGAGTTGGTATTGGTTTAGGATTACTGGGTCTGAAAA GAACCAGACAATTCCTGTACTACAATTCATTGCGCCTCTTTGTCAACGAAGAG GTATTGCTTTCCAGAGCGGATGTAAAGGTCAAGGAATTGCGGCAATCTATGGATCTTTTGAAGGTCGAAGCTGAAAAATTGGAG AGAAAGGCAATGCAAGCAGAAGATGACTTATTACGAGGGAGAACAAAACTCAG GCAGGCAGGAAAGCAAATACATACTGCCATCAACTCTGCTTATAAGATAGAAAGACAAGCAGGAG GTTTGAAGGATGTTCTTAGGGAGCTTCCTAGCAGAGAAGCATCTCGGTTTAGAACACAA GTTATGAACCTTGCTAAAGAGGCAAAACGAGAAAGGAATTCTCTGTCCAAAGAAGTTACAAAGATCAGCAATTATGGGATCTCAGTTTGA